One Streptomyces sp. P9-A2 DNA window includes the following coding sequences:
- a CDS encoding PadR family transcriptional regulator, translated as MALEHAILVSLMEKPGSGYELARRFERSIGYFWTATHQQIYRVLGRMEGDGLLDVREVPQQDRPDKKEYSVAAPGRAALSAWLHQPVEPESIRHELAVKIRGAAFDDPAALISEVERHRKAHSDRLTRYLTGEQQDFTGPEAPRPLDTGRELQHVVLRGGIAFERMTIAWLDDVLDTLHRLRAERTGTT; from the coding sequence ATGGCGCTCGAACACGCGATCCTCGTCTCGCTGATGGAGAAGCCGGGCTCGGGTTACGAACTCGCTCGCCGGTTCGAAAGATCGATCGGGTACTTCTGGACCGCGACCCACCAGCAGATCTACCGCGTGCTCGGGCGCATGGAGGGTGACGGCCTCCTGGACGTCCGTGAAGTGCCGCAGCAGGACCGGCCGGACAAGAAGGAGTACTCCGTCGCGGCGCCCGGCCGCGCGGCGCTCTCCGCATGGCTGCACCAGCCCGTCGAACCGGAGAGCATCCGGCACGAGCTCGCCGTGAAGATCCGGGGCGCCGCCTTCGACGACCCGGCGGCACTGATCTCCGAGGTCGAGCGTCACCGCAAGGCACACAGTGACCGGCTCACGCGCTACCTCACCGGAGAGCAACAGGACTTCACCGGGCCCGAAGCCCCCCGGCCGCTGGACACCGGCCGGGAACTCCAGCACGTCGTCCTGCGCGGAGGCATCGCCTTCGAGCGCATGACCATCGCCTGGCTCGACGACGTTCTCGACACCCTCCACCGGCTCCGCGCCGAACGGACCGGCACCACCTGA
- a CDS encoding acyl-CoA dehydrogenase family protein, whose protein sequence is MADQLLFNPRTYDPAHFDPETRRLLRATVDWFETRGKRRLIEDYRSRVWLGDFLAFAAKEGLFATFLTPAADGDRPDQRWDTARIAALNEIFGFYGLDYWYAWQVTILGLGPVWQSDNAAARTRTAELLSQGEVFAFGLSEKSHGADIYSTDMLLESDGSGGFRATGSKYYIGNGNAAGLVSVFGRRTDVEGPDGYVFFAADSRHPAYHLVKNVVDSSKYVSEFRLTDYPVAPEDVLHTGRAAFDAALNTVNVGKFNLCTASIGICEHAMYEAVTHAHNRILYGRPVTAFPHVRRELVDAYVRLVGMKLFSDRAVDYFRSAGPDDRRYLLFNPMTKMKVTTEGEKVIDLMWDVIAAKGFEKDNYFAQAAIEIRGLPKLEGTVHVNLALILKFMRNHLLDPVDHPEVPTRLDAADDTFLFRQGPARGLGSIRFHDWRAVFDAYAAVPNVARFREQADALCDFVTTSAPDERQSRDLDLLLAVGQLFALVVHGQLILEQARLTGLDEDVLDELFAILVRDFSGYAVELHGKDSATERQQNWALGAVRRPVVDEARFARVWERVEALSGAYEMAP, encoded by the coding sequence ATGGCCGACCAGCTGCTGTTCAACCCGCGCACGTACGACCCGGCGCACTTCGACCCCGAGACCCGCAGGCTGCTGCGGGCCACGGTGGACTGGTTCGAGACCCGCGGCAAGCGCAGGCTGATCGAGGACTACCGCTCGCGCGTCTGGCTGGGGGACTTTCTGGCCTTCGCCGCCAAGGAGGGTCTGTTCGCCACCTTCCTCACCCCAGCCGCCGACGGCGACCGGCCGGACCAGCGCTGGGACACCGCCCGTATCGCCGCCCTCAACGAGATCTTCGGGTTCTACGGCCTCGACTACTGGTACGCCTGGCAGGTCACCATCCTCGGCCTCGGCCCGGTCTGGCAGAGCGACAACGCCGCCGCCCGCACCAGGACGGCCGAACTCCTGTCCCAGGGCGAGGTGTTCGCGTTCGGTCTCTCCGAGAAGAGCCACGGCGCGGACATCTACTCCACGGACATGCTGCTGGAATCCGACGGCAGCGGCGGCTTCCGGGCGACCGGCTCCAAGTACTACATCGGCAACGGCAACGCCGCCGGGCTCGTTTCCGTGTTCGGCCGCCGGACAGACGTCGAGGGCCCCGACGGCTACGTCTTCTTCGCGGCTGACAGCCGCCACCCGGCGTACCACCTGGTCAAGAACGTCGTCGACTCCTCCAAGTACGTCAGCGAGTTCCGTCTCACGGACTACCCGGTGGCGCCCGAAGACGTCCTGCACACCGGTCGCGCCGCCTTCGACGCTGCCCTCAATACCGTGAACGTCGGCAAGTTCAACCTGTGCACCGCCTCGATCGGTATCTGCGAGCACGCCATGTACGAGGCCGTGACCCACGCCCACAACCGCATCCTGTACGGCCGCCCCGTCACGGCCTTCCCGCACGTGCGGCGCGAACTGGTCGACGCCTATGTGCGCCTCGTCGGCATGAAGCTGTTCAGCGACCGCGCCGTCGACTACTTCCGCTCCGCCGGCCCGGACGACCGCCGCTATCTGCTGTTCAACCCGATGACCAAGATGAAGGTCACCACCGAGGGCGAGAAGGTCATCGACCTGATGTGGGACGTCATCGCGGCCAAGGGCTTTGAGAAGGACAACTACTTCGCCCAGGCCGCGATCGAGATCCGGGGTCTGCCGAAACTCGAGGGCACGGTGCACGTCAACCTCGCACTGATCCTCAAGTTCATGCGCAACCACCTGCTCGACCCGGTCGACCACCCCGAGGTGCCCACCCGCCTCGACGCGGCCGACGACACCTTCCTCTTCCGGCAGGGCCCGGCCCGGGGGCTCGGCTCCATCCGGTTCCACGACTGGCGGGCCGTCTTTGACGCGTACGCCGCGGTGCCCAACGTGGCCCGGTTCCGCGAACAGGCCGACGCCCTGTGCGACTTCGTCACCACCTCCGCCCCCGACGAACGGCAGAGCCGCGACCTGGACCTCCTGCTCGCTGTCGGCCAGTTGTTCGCCCTTGTGGTACATGGTCAGTTGATCCTCGAACAAGCCCGGCTCACCGGCCTCGACGAGGACGTGCTCGACGAGCTGTTCGCCATCCTCGTCCGCGACTTCTCGGGCTACGCCGTCGAGCTCCACGGCAAGGACTCCGCCACGGAGCGGCAGCAGAACTGGGCTCTCGGTGCCGTTCGCCGCCCGGTCGTCGACGAGGCCCGCTTCGCCCGCGTATGGGAACGCGTCGAGGCGCTGTCCGGCGCCTACGAGATGGCCCCGTAG
- a CDS encoding transposase, whose translation MASTTPRSSGSDPAPRPKRRTFSAEYKLRIVAEYDAAPTGEKGAILRRERLYHSHVIEWRQARDGGALDALTDQRTSPARPKQAAEQAELERLRKKVARLEKDLARRDAALEVMGKANALLA comes from the coding sequence ATGGCCAGCACCACCCCCCGTAGCTCCGGATCGGATCCGGCGCCCCGTCCGAAGCGGCGGACGTTCTCCGCGGAGTACAAGCTGCGGATCGTCGCCGAGTACGATGCCGCCCCGACCGGGGAGAAGGGCGCGATCCTGCGGCGTGAGCGGCTGTACCACTCGCACGTGATCGAGTGGCGCCAGGCCCGCGACGGCGGCGCTCTGGACGCCCTGACCGATCAGCGCACCTCGCCGGCCCGGCCGAAGCAGGCGGCCGAGCAGGCCGAACTGGAACGACTCCGCAAGAAGGTCGCCCGGCTGGAGAAGGACCTGGCCCGCCGGGACGCGGCACTGGAAGTCATGGGAAAAGCCAACGCGCTCTTGGCTTGA
- a CDS encoding NAD(P)-binding domain-containing protein, whose product MVAATGAFRAPYTPTVPGQEEFAERSLHAADYRTTEPFAGERVVVVGGGKAATRIAAGLGAVTETTPATLRPVGWMKQRPLGRDVHRWFKHTGFDTAPPSRLLERMPVSVLDHRRYRTALDTYGVERCEMFIRFTPDGVVWPDGAKESVDTILRAIGYRRTFSCLNGSGALDSDGRPRHHGGIATVPGLGFVGIEFQRSFS is encoded by the coding sequence GTGGTGGCCGCGACCGGCGCCTTCCGCGCCCCGTACACGCCGACCGTGCCCGGGCAGGAGGAGTTCGCCGAGCGGTCGCTGCACGCCGCCGACTACCGCACCACCGAACCGTTCGCCGGCGAGCGGGTTGTGGTCGTGGGCGGCGGCAAGGCCGCCACCCGGATCGCCGCCGGACTCGGCGCGGTCACCGAGACCACGCCGGCCACCCTGCGGCCGGTCGGCTGGATGAAGCAGCGTCCGCTGGGCCGGGACGTGCACCGGTGGTTCAAGCACACCGGCTTCGACACTGCTCCGCCGAGCCGACTGCTGGAGAGGATGCCGGTCTCCGTCCTCGACCACAGGCGCTACCGCACGGCTCTCGACACCTATGGCGTGGAGCGGTGCGAGATGTTCATCCGCTTCACCCCGGACGGTGTCGTGTGGCCCGACGGCGCCAAAGAATCCGTCGACACGATCCTCCGGGCCATCGGCTACCGCCGCACCTTCTCCTGTCTGAACGGCAGCGGCGCTCTGGACTCCGACGGCCGCCCCCGGCACCACGGCGGCATCGCCACCGTCCCCGGGCTCGGGTTCGTCGGCATCGAGTTCCAGCGCAGCTTCTCCTGA
- a CDS encoding IS1182 family transposase: protein MQIARASNPDGTTAIWVRDRLDGLWRDEDFADWYPRDGRPGLSPAQLATVCVLQFLLGLSDRQAAEAVRCRIDFKYAMAMELDDSGFHHSVLADFRDRLTEGDRADHLLDLVLARLKESGLVRERTTQRTDSTHVLAAVRDLTRLELITEAVRAALEEVAGTSPHLLDELVDEDWARRYGRPVRLGKNPTKPQTRILATGNDAVRLLEHLYQHGSDRTSGPRVQALRQIMVQNYHRDTAGRLRWRTAETEGGPGLPPSSQAIVSPYDTSARYARHGHIISWKGFSAHLTETCAPDGPNVITDVATTAATTHDSKVLPGIHTRLHRRGLLPAEHLVDSGYTSLVHLDQATRQHQVTVTGPLPGNPTRQHRRGEGFGRDDFHIDYDRRQVTCPQGQVSQGWHGPYPTSSPTAAPLIVAKFAKSQCHPCPVRARCTSSRDGSRNVGFPPRKLRDLQVRVRDEQQTPEWKTRYAVRSGVEGTVNEFAHGHGMRRCRYRGQEKAHVQHVLTAIAVNIERLSRLPPTTQAPPSRQPTAFQNYLDQHKIPRPKSWRKLGS from the coding sequence GTGCAGATCGCGCGGGCGAGCAACCCGGACGGCACGACGGCAATATGGGTGCGGGACCGCCTCGACGGGCTGTGGCGCGACGAGGACTTCGCCGACTGGTACCCGCGTGACGGGCGTCCGGGCCTCTCGCCCGCTCAACTGGCCACTGTCTGCGTGCTGCAGTTCCTGCTCGGCCTGTCGGACCGGCAGGCTGCCGAGGCGGTGCGCTGCCGCATCGACTTCAAGTACGCGATGGCCATGGAGCTGGACGACTCCGGCTTCCACCACAGCGTGCTGGCCGACTTCCGCGACCGCCTCACCGAAGGCGACCGAGCTGACCACCTCCTCGACCTCGTACTTGCCCGTCTCAAGGAGTCCGGCCTGGTGCGCGAGCGCACCACACAGCGCACCGACTCCACCCACGTCCTGGCCGCGGTGCGCGACCTGACCCGCCTGGAACTGATCACCGAGGCGGTACGCGCCGCACTGGAAGAAGTCGCCGGCACCTCTCCTCACCTGCTGGACGAACTGGTCGACGAGGACTGGGCACGCCGCTACGGCCGACCGGTCCGCCTGGGCAAGAACCCCACCAAGCCCCAGACCAGGATCCTCGCCACCGGAAACGACGCCGTCCGGCTCCTGGAACACCTCTACCAGCACGGTTCAGACCGCACATCCGGCCCCCGTGTCCAGGCCCTGCGCCAGATCATGGTGCAGAACTACCACCGCGACACCGCAGGCCGCCTGCGCTGGCGCACCGCCGAGACGGAAGGCGGGCCCGGACTGCCGCCCTCATCCCAGGCGATCGTCTCTCCCTACGACACCTCGGCCCGCTACGCACGCCACGGACACATCATCAGCTGGAAGGGGTTCTCCGCTCACCTGACCGAGACCTGCGCCCCCGACGGCCCCAACGTGATCACGGACGTGGCCACCACTGCGGCCACCACGCACGACAGTAAAGTCTTGCCCGGCATCCACACCCGCCTGCACCGCCGCGGCCTGCTGCCCGCCGAGCACTTGGTCGACAGCGGCTACACCTCCCTGGTCCACCTGGACCAGGCCACCCGACAACATCAGGTCACCGTCACCGGACCGCTGCCCGGCAACCCCACCCGCCAGCACCGCCGAGGCGAGGGCTTCGGCCGGGACGACTTCCACATCGACTACGACCGCCGGCAAGTCACCTGCCCCCAGGGCCAGGTCAGCCAGGGCTGGCACGGCCCCTACCCGACCTCCTCACCCACCGCGGCCCCGCTGATCGTGGCGAAGTTCGCCAAGAGCCAGTGCCACCCTTGCCCCGTCCGCGCCCGGTGCACCAGCTCGCGCGACGGCTCACGGAACGTCGGCTTTCCGCCGCGCAAGCTCCGTGACCTCCAAGTCCGCGTCCGGGACGAGCAGCAGACGCCTGAATGGAAGACCCGCTACGCGGTCCGCTCCGGAGTAGAGGGCACGGTCAACGAGTTCGCCCACGGTCACGGCATGCGCCGCTGCCGCTACCGCGGCCAAGAGAAAGCCCACGTCCAGCACGTCCTGACTGCCATCGCCGTCAACATCGAGCGCCTCAGCAGACTGCCACCGACCACGCAAGCGCCCCCGTCCCGCCAGCCGACCGCCTTCCAAAACTACCTCGACCAGCACAAAATCCCCCGGCCGAAGTCCTGGCGAAAACTCGGCAGTTAA
- a CDS encoding IS5 family transposase: MTDAEWAEVRAAMPVPAWLLKRGGRPEAYCHRTMLDAVRYLVDNGVKWTALPVDFPCWRAVYDFFRRWRAYDYARELYERLRRSARERAGRNAEPSAGVIDSQSVDASETVGEDSRGYDGGKSRDGRKRHILTDTEGLLLEVTVTTADVHDSKAAPALLETFMQQPGGC, translated from the coding sequence ATGACGGATGCGGAGTGGGCCGAGGTCCGCGCCGCGATGCCGGTGCCGGCCTGGCTCCTGAAGCGGGGCGGGCGCCCCGAGGCGTACTGCCACCGGACAATGCTCGACGCGGTGCGCTACCTGGTCGACAACGGAGTGAAGTGGACGGCTCTGCCGGTCGATTTCCCTTGCTGGCGGGCGGTCTACGACTTCTTCCGCCGCTGGCGGGCCTACGACTATGCGCGTGAACTCTACGAACGCCTGCGACGTTCGGCGAGGGAGCGCGCCGGCCGCAACGCCGAGCCCAGCGCGGGAGTCATCGACAGTCAGTCGGTGGACGCCTCCGAGACCGTCGGCGAGGACAGTCGCGGATACGACGGCGGCAAGTCACGTGACGGCCGCAAGCGTCACATCCTGACCGACACCGAGGGCCTGCTCCTGGAAGTGACCGTGACCACGGCCGATGTGCACGACTCCAAGGCCGCCCCCGCACTGCTGGAGACGTTCATGCAGCAGCCGGGCGGCTGCTGA
- a CDS encoding IS30 family transposase yields the protein MRSPGRPPIRREVERAFWVKIAEGMASEDAAVTCGVSPVVGSRWFRERGGMPSIQLSPPSGRYLSFAEREEIALLNAQDVGVREIARRLGRDPSTVSRELRRNAATRGGQLTYRASIAQWKAELMARRPKTPKLVANERLREYVQDRLAGEVRRPDGTPVAGPQTPRWKGRNKPRRQDRRWATAWSPEQIAHRLKADFPDDESMRISHEAIYQALYVQGRGALKRELVACLRTGRALRVPRSRSRRRAGGHVTPEVMISQRPAEAEDRAVPGHWEGDLIIGTGKSAIGTLVERTTRFTMLLHLPRMEGFGIEPRVKNGPALAGLGAEAVRDAIAATITTLPEQLRRSLTWDRGKELAQHAQLRFGTGLQVYFADPHSPWQRGTNENTNGLLRQYFPKGTDLSRWDPEDLQAVALALNSRPRKTLGWKTPAEALNGHLLSIQEAGVATTG from the coding sequence ATGCGTTCGCCGGGGCGGCCTCCGATCCGTCGGGAAGTGGAGCGGGCGTTCTGGGTGAAGATCGCCGAGGGGATGGCCAGCGAGGACGCTGCCGTCACGTGCGGCGTATCCCCGGTAGTGGGATCCCGGTGGTTCCGTGAGCGTGGCGGCATGCCGTCGATCCAGCTCAGCCCGCCATCAGGCCGGTACCTGTCCTTCGCGGAACGCGAGGAGATCGCGCTGCTCAACGCCCAGGACGTGGGCGTGCGCGAGATCGCACGCCGGCTGGGCAGGGATCCGTCGACCGTCTCGCGGGAACTGCGGCGCAACGCGGCCACCCGCGGCGGACAGCTCACCTACCGGGCCTCGATCGCGCAGTGGAAGGCGGAGCTGATGGCGCGGCGTCCCAAGACGCCGAAGCTGGTGGCCAATGAGCGGCTGCGTGAGTATGTGCAGGACCGGCTCGCCGGAGAGGTCCGGCGTCCGGACGGGACGCCGGTGGCCGGGCCGCAGACGCCGCGGTGGAAAGGACGCAACAAGCCCCGGCGTCAGGACCGGCGGTGGGCGACGGCGTGGAGTCCGGAGCAGATCGCCCACCGGCTCAAGGCGGACTTCCCCGATGATGAGTCCATGCGTATCTCGCACGAGGCGATCTACCAGGCCCTCTACGTCCAGGGACGCGGGGCGCTCAAGCGCGAGCTGGTCGCCTGCCTGCGCACCGGCCGTGCGCTGCGGGTTCCCCGCTCCCGCTCCCGACGGCGGGCGGGCGGGCACGTCACGCCCGAGGTGATGATCAGTCAGCGGCCGGCCGAAGCTGAAGACCGTGCGGTCCCAGGGCACTGGGAGGGAGACTTGATCATCGGCACCGGCAAGTCCGCGATCGGCACGCTGGTGGAACGCACGACGCGGTTCACGATGCTTCTGCATCTGCCCCGGATGGAAGGCTTCGGTATCGAGCCGCGGGTGAAGAACGGGCCGGCGCTGGCAGGCCTGGGCGCCGAGGCCGTCAGGGACGCGATCGCCGCCACGATTACCACGCTGCCCGAGCAGCTGCGTCGCTCATTGACCTGGGACCGTGGCAAGGAGCTGGCTCAGCATGCCCAACTCCGCTTCGGCACAGGGTTGCAGGTCTACTTCGCCGACCCGCACAGCCCCTGGCAGCGAGGCACGAACGAGAACACCAACGGGCTGCTGCGACAGTACTTTCCCAAGGGCACCGACCTGTCGCGATGGGATCCCGAAGATCTCCAGGCTGTTGCTCTCGCACTCAACAGCAGGCCCCGCAAGACCCTCGGTTGGAAGACACCCGCCGAAGCCCTCAACGGGCATCTACTATCGATTCAGGAAGCCGGTGTTGCAACGACCGGTTGA
- a CDS encoding DoxX family protein, with translation MSGRLNSAQPYALGLFRIVVGLLFACHGAAALFGVLGGAGGSGGTAETGAWPNWYAAVIELVGGSLVLLGLGTRAAAFISSGAMAYAYFSVHQPEALWPLQNSGEGAAMYCWAMFLLVFTGSGAFGLDRLFTRRNGTRTAEQRTAERTPVAA, from the coding sequence ATGTCCGGACGCCTCAACAGCGCCCAGCCGTACGCCCTCGGCCTCTTCCGCATCGTCGTCGGCCTGCTGTTCGCCTGCCACGGTGCCGCCGCACTGTTCGGTGTGCTCGGTGGCGCGGGCGGCAGCGGCGGTACCGCCGAGACCGGGGCCTGGCCCAACTGGTACGCGGCCGTGATCGAACTCGTCGGCGGCAGCCTGGTCCTGCTCGGACTGGGCACCCGCGCCGCCGCGTTCATATCGTCGGGCGCCATGGCCTACGCCTACTTCAGCGTGCACCAGCCCGAGGCCCTGTGGCCGCTCCAGAACAGCGGCGAGGGCGCGGCCATGTACTGCTGGGCCATGTTCCTGCTGGTGTTCACCGGCTCCGGCGCCTTCGGCCTGGACCGGCTGTTCACCCGCCGCAACGGCACGCGGACCGCGGAACAGCGCACGGCCGAACGGACCCCGGTCGCCGCCTGA
- a CDS encoding integrase core domain-containing protein, with protein sequence MQRPVESGQYTSFKLAEHLDAAGIAASIGSVGDAYDNALMESTIGLFKTELIKPRRPWKTLSQVELATAEWVDWYNHRRLHGEIGHIPPVEYEANYYTELTKPQVITTI encoded by the coding sequence TTGCAACGACCGGTTGAGTCCGGGCAATACACGTCGTTCAAGCTCGCCGAGCACCTGGACGCCGCCGGCATCGCGGCGAGCATCGGATCGGTCGGTGACGCGTACGACAACGCCCTGATGGAGTCCACGATCGGCCTGTTCAAAACCGAGTTGATCAAGCCCCGGCGGCCCTGGAAGACGCTCTCCCAGGTCGAGCTGGCCACCGCCGAGTGGGTCGACTGGTACAACCACCGAAGACTCCACGGCGAGATAGGCCACATTCCGCCCGTCGAATACGAAGCCAACTACTACACCGAACTCACGAAACCCCAGGTCATCACCACAATCTGA
- a CDS encoding FAD-dependent monooxygenase: MTEPLDVLVVGAGPTGLALAAQLRSYGARFRIVDRSLDRVRESRALAVQPRTLEALAGFGVTDELVARGNPAMRLRLHLPRRVVALRLFDIGLTDTAYPFLLFLSQAETERVLSEYLAARDVTIERGTELVRLEATDSFVNCRLRHDDGSQEAVEARYVVGCDGAHSTVRSQSGIGFEGYAYPQTFLLADLEIDGLEPDSVHSYMSGTGLVFFFPLGSPAGWRMLAMRPPDAPEAEVDLPLLQEITDRYTGERLTLRDPVWMTDFRLHNRGAERYRSGPCFLAGDAAHIHSPAGGQGMNTGIQDALNLGWKLALVCRGVAPEELLATYEAERAPVGRSVRRFTDRAFSIATSGNPVIRVGRTQLAPRLAPLALRAAKIRGRLFRTVSELDIHYRRSPASTAGSRPPRGGPRAGDRLPDLPRGLQARTTAPGWHLLLSGPPPLWSDERLSSALEEREGLVSVHRIGGQSPWPDVAQGLVRPDGYLGYVARGTDLDGLRTYLDHWLPVGRR, from the coding sequence ATGACGGAGCCGCTGGACGTGCTGGTAGTGGGAGCGGGGCCGACCGGTCTTGCCCTCGCCGCGCAACTGCGCTCGTACGGAGCGCGGTTCAGGATCGTCGACCGTTCCCTCGACCGGGTGCGGGAGTCGCGGGCACTTGCCGTCCAGCCCCGCACCCTGGAGGCATTGGCGGGCTTCGGGGTGACGGACGAGCTGGTGGCCCGGGGCAACCCGGCGATGCGGCTGCGGCTCCACCTGCCCCGCCGCGTGGTGGCACTGCGCTTGTTCGACATCGGACTGACCGACACGGCGTACCCGTTCCTGCTGTTCCTCTCGCAGGCCGAGACGGAGCGCGTCCTCTCCGAGTATCTGGCCGCGCGGGACGTGACGATCGAGCGCGGCACCGAACTGGTCCGGCTGGAGGCGACGGACTCGTTCGTCAACTGCCGGCTGCGCCACGACGACGGCTCGCAGGAGGCTGTGGAGGCGCGCTACGTCGTGGGCTGCGACGGCGCCCACAGCACCGTGCGCAGCCAGAGCGGCATCGGATTCGAGGGATATGCCTACCCTCAGACGTTCCTGCTCGCCGACCTGGAGATCGACGGGCTGGAGCCGGACTCCGTACATTCGTACATGAGCGGGACGGGGCTGGTGTTCTTCTTCCCGCTCGGCTCGCCGGCCGGCTGGCGCATGCTCGCGATGCGCCCGCCCGACGCCCCGGAGGCCGAGGTGGACCTGCCGTTGTTGCAGGAGATCACCGACCGCTACACCGGTGAGCGGCTGACCCTGCGGGATCCCGTCTGGATGACCGACTTCCGCCTCCACAACCGTGGCGCCGAACGCTACCGCTCCGGCCCCTGCTTCCTGGCGGGGGATGCGGCCCATATCCACAGTCCGGCCGGCGGGCAGGGCATGAACACCGGCATCCAGGACGCGCTCAACCTCGGCTGGAAGCTCGCCCTCGTCTGCCGGGGCGTGGCGCCCGAGGAACTGCTGGCAACGTATGAGGCCGAGCGGGCACCCGTCGGCCGCAGCGTGCGGCGCTTCACCGACCGCGCCTTCAGCATCGCCACCAGCGGCAACCCCGTCATCCGCGTCGGCCGTACCCAACTCGCCCCGCGTCTGGCTCCGCTGGCGCTACGCGCGGCCAAGATCCGCGGGCGGCTCTTCCGCACCGTCTCCGAACTGGACATCCACTACCGGCGCAGCCCCGCCTCCACGGCCGGCTCACGACCGCCCAGGGGCGGGCCGAGAGCCGGGGACCGGCTGCCCGACCTGCCCCGTGGGCTGCAGGCACGCACGACGGCACCGGGCTGGCACCTGCTGCTCTCCGGGCCACCGCCCCTCTGGTCGGACGAACGGCTCTCCTCGGCCCTGGAAGAACGGGAAGGCCTGGTCTCCGTCCACCGGATCGGCGGACAGAGCCCGTGGCCGGACGTCGCGCAGGGACTCGTCCGCCCCGACGGCTACCTGGGCTATGTCGCACGGGGCACCGACCTGGACGGCCTGCGGACCTACCTGGACCACTGGCTGCCGGTCGGCCGCCGTTGA
- a CDS encoding IS3 family transposase produces the protein MADDAFTGVEGVLGVTAACRLTGRSRATHYRRLRPAPPRRPRKPQVQPSALTAEERSAVLELMNSDEYAELAPAQIWARELDAGRYHCSVSTMYRILREKGQSGERRRQATHPAQAVPELVATAPSQVFTWDITKAAGPAKGIWYHAYVIIDIFSRYIVGHTVEAAESAERAEELIRETIVRNGIVPETVHADRGTSMTSKKVSQLLIDLGVTRSHSRPKVSNDNPYSEAQFKTTKYMSDYPERFDSLAHAREWFDAFIAYYNHEHRHSGIGWHTPASVHFGTAEEVRDQRAVTLAEAYARHPERFGRRPRPPEIPQTAWINDPSKRREPAPQTS, from the coding sequence GTGGCCGATGACGCGTTCACCGGCGTCGAGGGCGTGCTGGGTGTGACTGCGGCGTGCCGGCTGACCGGCCGCTCGCGGGCCACCCACTACCGCCGGCTGCGTCCGGCGCCACCACGCCGGCCCCGCAAGCCGCAGGTCCAGCCCTCGGCCCTGACGGCCGAAGAACGGTCTGCGGTACTGGAGTTGATGAACAGCGACGAGTACGCCGAACTGGCGCCCGCGCAGATCTGGGCCCGCGAGCTGGATGCCGGGCGCTACCACTGCTCGGTCTCCACGATGTACCGGATCCTGCGCGAGAAGGGCCAGTCCGGCGAGCGCCGAAGACAGGCCACCCACCCCGCCCAGGCGGTGCCCGAACTGGTGGCCACCGCCCCGTCGCAGGTGTTCACCTGGGACATCACCAAGGCGGCCGGACCGGCAAAGGGCATCTGGTATCACGCCTACGTCATCATCGACATCTTCAGCCGCTACATCGTCGGCCACACCGTCGAGGCCGCTGAATCGGCCGAACGGGCCGAGGAGTTGATCCGCGAGACCATCGTCCGCAACGGGATCGTGCCCGAGACCGTGCACGCCGACCGCGGCACCTCGATGACGAGCAAGAAGGTCTCCCAGCTGCTGATCGACCTCGGGGTGACAAGGTCGCACTCGCGGCCGAAGGTCTCCAACGACAACCCCTACAGCGAGGCCCAGTTCAAGACCACGAAGTACATGTCGGACTATCCCGAACGGTTCGACTCGCTGGCCCACGCCCGCGAATGGTTCGACGCCTTCATCGCGTACTACAACCACGAGCACCGGCACTCGGGCATCGGCTGGCACACACCCGCCTCCGTCCACTTCGGGACCGCCGAGGAGGTCCGCGACCAGCGCGCGGTCACCCTCGCCGAGGCATACGCCCGCCACCCCGAACGCTTCGGCCGCCGCCCCCGACCACCCGAGATACCCCAGACGGCCTGGATCAACGACCCGTCCAAGCGCCGCGAACCCGCACCACAAACCTCATAG
- a CDS encoding transposase — translation MWVDSAYQGPALAKAFARHGVRTEVVRRSDGQRGFVVLARRWVVERTLSWLSRSRRLNRDHERRPDHHAQMVWWAAVIRLSRRLAADAPRWPEKRPGRLLRAQA, via the coding sequence GTGTGGGTCGACAGTGCCTACCAGGGTCCGGCGCTGGCGAAGGCGTTCGCCCGTCACGGAGTCCGGACCGAGGTCGTGCGCCGCTCCGACGGACAACGCGGATTTGTCGTACTGGCCCGCAGGTGGGTCGTGGAGCGGACGCTGAGCTGGCTCTCCCGCTCACGCCGCCTCAACCGCGACCACGAACGCCGCCCCGACCACCACGCCCAGATGGTGTGGTGGGCCGCCGTGATCAGACTGTCCCGGCGCCTGGCCGCAGACGCTCCGCGCTGGCCGGAGAAGCGTCCCGGCCGACTGCTCCGGGCTCAGGCATGA